In one Notolabrus celidotus isolate fNotCel1 chromosome 1, fNotCel1.pri, whole genome shotgun sequence genomic region, the following are encoded:
- the LOC117821836 gene encoding olfactory receptor 11A1-like — MINFTHFSHFRLGGFSETRVLKHLFFMIVMFIYTLILCANLLLIVVICKNRSLHEPMYIFPCSLFVNELFGSTGFFPLLLVQILSDSHTVSVPLCFLQIFCVYSYIYVEFFILAVISYDRYLAICYPLQYISLMTFKKVAVLIAVSWLTACLSVACTVSLRSTLQLCGNIIDNVYCNNYSIVKLACSDTTINNIYGIVISIIRICAPLIWIFYTYMRILKVCFSGSKQTRQKAVSTCTPHLASLLNFTFGICIEIIQSRLNMSGVPSLLSIILSLYLLTCQPILNPVMYGLKMSKIFNICKSLFCSKALIIQLNR, encoded by the coding sequence ATGAtcaattttacacatttttctcatttcaggCTCGGTGGCTTTTCTGAAACCAGGGttttaaaacacttgtttttcatgattgTAATGTTTATCTACACGTTAATTCTGTGTGCCAACCTGTTGCTCATTGTTGTTATCTGTAAGAACAGGAGCTTACATGAACCTATGTATATATTTCCATGCAGTCTGTTTGTCAATGAGCTGTTTGGTAGTACGGggttcttccctctcctcttggttcagattctctctgacagtcacactgtttctgttcctttgtgtttcctgcagatcttctgtgtgtactcatatatatatgtagagttttttattttagccGTCATTTCTTATGACAGATATCTTGCCATCTGTTATCCTCTGCAATATATCTCTcttatgacatttaaaaaggttgCCGTGCTTATTGCAGTGTCATGGTTAACTGCTTGTCTTTCTGTTGCTTGCACAGTGTCCTTGCGTTctactctgcagctgtgtgggaACATTATTGACAATGTTTACTGTAATAACTACTCCATAGTTAAACTGGCCTGCTCTGACAccacaataaataacatttacggTATAGTTATTAGCATAATCAGAATATGTGCTCCTCTGATTTGGATCTTTTACACTTACATGAGGATTCTTAAAGTTTGTTTCTCTGGTTCCAAACAGACCAGACAGAAAGCTGTCAGTACCTGCACACCTCACCTGGCCTCTCTGCTCAACTTTACTTTTGGAATTTGCATTGAGATTATTCAGAGCAGGCTGAATATGAGCGGAGTACCAAGTCTGCTGTCCATAATTTTGTCCTTATACCTTCTTACATGTCAGCCGATCCTAAACCCGGTCATGTACGgcctgaaaatgtccaaaatattcaatatatgtAAAAGCCTGTTTTGTTCTAAAGCTCTGATTATCCAACTCAATCGTTGA